A genome region from Nocardiopsis exhalans includes the following:
- a CDS encoding helix-turn-helix domain-containing protein, producing MDDKFDETLSAVGPRLRELRRRREVTLAELSEATGISVSTLSRLESGERRPNLELLLPLARVHGVTLDELVDAPPTGDPRIHMRPVTRHGMTMVPLTRKAGGIQAYKLILPANSPRREPDPQTHEGYEWLYVLNGNLRCVLGEHDMVLSPGEAVEMDTRLPHWFGSADDGAVEMLSLFGRQGERAHLRARPKRRQSPAETAEQDS from the coding sequence ATGGACGACAAGTTCGACGAGACCCTCTCCGCGGTCGGCCCCCGCCTGCGTGAACTCCGGCGGCGGCGCGAGGTCACCCTGGCCGAGCTGTCCGAGGCGACCGGGATCTCGGTGAGCACCCTGTCCCGGCTGGAGTCCGGCGAGCGCCGCCCCAACCTCGAACTCCTGCTCCCCCTGGCCCGGGTGCACGGCGTCACGCTGGACGAGCTCGTGGACGCCCCGCCCACCGGGGACCCGCGCATCCACATGCGCCCGGTCACCCGGCACGGTATGACGATGGTCCCGCTCACCCGCAAGGCGGGCGGCATCCAGGCCTACAAGCTCATCCTCCCGGCCAACAGCCCCCGGCGGGAGCCCGACCCCCAGACGCACGAAGGCTACGAGTGGCTCTACGTGCTCAACGGAAACCTGCGGTGTGTGCTGGGCGAGCACGACATGGTGCTCTCCCCCGGCGAGGCGGTGGAGATGGACACCCGGCTGCCGCACTGGTTCGGGTCGGCCGACGACGGAGCGGTCGAGATGCTCAGCCTCTTCGGCCGCCAGGGCGAACGCGCCCACCTGCGGGCCCGCCCCAAACGCCGCCAGAGCCCCGCGGAGACCGCCGAGCAGGACTCCTGA